The Perca fluviatilis chromosome 2, GENO_Pfluv_1.0, whole genome shotgun sequence genome includes a region encoding these proteins:
- the LOC120553532 gene encoding uncharacterized protein LOC120553532 encodes MMQRNVLIADVVDGRPQTSRAVTVNFSDFEASVPAITAKVVEALGQEETVVLIDNHGNQIVDCEGTRGSAFWKQHARKVSAVPEAQFELLRNNKRRRESRNEDTHDELRENLEVVSSTLKNLTKFIQDNPVTPPLSRRQIDIIKNAFTCIICTDLMKDPVFAECCRSLLGCRGCVDQWKQNQGYCPKCRGPAFDVHGHSVVGLDEALAALQLLLT; translated from the exons ATGATGCAGAG GAATGTCCTGATTGCGGACGTTGTTGATGGGAGACCTCAAACTTCTAGGGCAGTCACAGTAAACTTTTCAGACTTTGAGGCCTCAGTGCCAGCCATAACAGCCAAGGTGGTAGAAGCTTTGGGCCAGGAGGAGACAGTTGTCCTAATTGACAACCATGGCAATCAGATTGTGGACTGTGAGGGAACGAGAG GTTCTGCATTCTGGAAGCAGCATGCCAGAAAAGTTTCTGCAGTACCGGAGGCACAGTTCGAGCTGCTGCGAAACAACAAAAGAAGACGGGAAAG tcGAAATGAGGACACACATGACGAACTGCGAGAAAACCTGGAGGTGGTGTCCAGCACTCTAAAAAACTTAACAAAATTCATCCAGGACAACCCGGTGACACCACCGCTGAGTCGGAGACAGATAGACATCATAAAGAACGCCTTCACTTGTATTATCTGTACAG ATCTGATGAAGGACCCCGTTTTTGCCGAGTGCTGCAGAAGCCTCCTGGGCTGCAGGGGTTGTGTGGATCAATGGAAGCAAAACCAAGGGTACTGCCCAAAGTGTAGAGGGCCGGCCTTTGACGTTCACGGGCACTCTGTGGTGGGCCTGGATGAGGCACTAGCTGCACTGCAGCTTCTCCTTACTTAA